DNA sequence from the Corynebacterium yudongzhengii genome:
CGGGCAGGCCCGCTCGACCCGGTAGCCGTGGTAAGCGGCGGCGGTGCGCAGCAGGAAATCGGCGTCGCACACCGCTTCTCGACGAATATGCCCCGCCTTCAGCTGGCGCAGCGTCCGGGCACGCTCCCACCGGTGGGAGACGACGTGACGGTAGACGAGCGACATGACCACCGAGTGTACGTCCGGATCACCCGCTGGATCGGTTCAGTGGCGCGCGCAGTAGCTTTTCGCCGCGTAGCGGGGCCAAGCTTGTTCACGGTTATCTATTCCAGCTTCGTCCAGCTTCAGAAAGGTTGGAGTTCTTTTCTATGACTCGCCACACTGTGCGCGCCGCGATCGTCGGCGTCGGCAACTGCGCCACCTCCCTGGTCGAAGGCGTGCAGTTCTACCGCGACGCCGCCGACGACCAGCAGGTGCCGGGGCTCATGCACGTGCGCTTCGGTGACTACCACATCAGCGACATCGAGTTCGTCGCCGCGTTCGACGTGGATGCCGACAAGGTCGGCAAGGACCTCGCCGACGCGTTGTATAGCTCGCAGAACAGCACGATCCACATCGCCGACGTGCCGGACACCGGCGTGACCGTCCAGCGCGGCCCCACCTACGACGGCCTGGGCACGCACTACCTCGCCTCGGTTGAAGAGTCCGCGGCCGAGCCGGTCGATGTCGCCGCCGCCCTGCGCGAGGCCGACGTCGACGTCGTCGTCTCCTACCTCCCGGTCGGCTCCGAGGAGGCCGACAAGTACTACGCCCAGGCGGCCATCGACGCCGGCTGTGCTTTCGTCAACGCCTTGCCGGTGTTCATCGCCTCCGATCCCGCCTGGGCGCAGAAGTTCACCGACGCCGGCCTGCCCATCATCGGCGACGACATCAAGAGCCAGGTCGGCGCGACGATCACCCACCGGGTGCTCGCGAAGCTCTTCGAGGACCGCGGCGTGCGCCTGGAGCGCACCATGCAGCTCAACGTCGGCGGCAACATGGACTTTAAGAACATGCTCGATCGCGAGCGCCTGGAGTCGAAGAAGATCTCCAAGACCCAGTCGGTGACCTCGAACCTCAAGACCTCCCCTTTGGCAGGGCTTATCGACGACCGCAACGTCCACATCGGCCCCTCCGACCACGTGCCGTGGCTGGATGACCGCAAGTGGGCCTACGTCCGCCTAGAGGGCTCCGCCTTCGGCGAGGTGCCGCTGAACCTGGAGTAC
Encoded proteins:
- a CDS encoding inositol-3-phosphate synthase, with the protein product MTRHTVRAAIVGVGNCATSLVEGVQFYRDAADDQQVPGLMHVRFGDYHISDIEFVAAFDVDADKVGKDLADALYSSQNSTIHIADVPDTGVTVQRGPTYDGLGTHYLASVEESAAEPVDVAAALREADVDVVVSYLPVGSEEADKYYAQAAIDAGCAFVNALPVFIASDPAWAQKFTDAGLPIIGDDIKSQVGATITHRVLAKLFEDRGVRLERTMQLNVGGNMDFKNMLDRERLESKKISKTQSVTSNLKTSPLAGLIDDRNVHIGPSDHVPWLDDRKWAYVRLEGSAFGEVPLNLEYKLEVWDSPNSAGIIIDALRAAKIALDRGVAGPVTAASSYLMKSPPVQLGDDEARAHLESFIAGNETDGDDDKASGGNFAES